The following DNA comes from Desulfobaculum xiamenense.
GTCTTCCCGAAACCGGCCAACGTCGCCGGCGCATAAACGGGAGGTGCCCATGGGCAACGCATTCGCGAACGATGGAGTCATGGAGTTCAACGTGCGATGCGGAATGCGCATCCTCGAAAACTCCATGCTCACGGACGAACTGACCGAACGCTTCGATGGGCACCTGCTGCGGGAACTGACGGCTTCCGCCCGATTCTACCCTTCCTCGCCGGATTCGCTGGTGCCCTACTGGGATGGGCCTGCCCTCTATACGTTCGATGTGGACGGCGTTCCCTTTGAGTTCTTTACAAACCTCAAGCGCGATGCCCACCGCGTCTATGCATTCGGCACGGCAAGCCGCGACAATCTGCGCATCCTGCCGCGTTTCGACCGCTGGCGCTGGGCCTTTGCCATGCGCGATTCAGTCATCGTCTACAATGACCCGACGCGCTATCTTGGCGGACTGCGTTGCGGCTGGTGCCTCGGCACGGCGCAGAATCCGTATCTCCCCTGCATTGCGGCCATCCTGCGGGGTTTTGTCCAGGCGCTGGGGCGTCGGTTCGAGGAGTTGGTGCTTTTCGGCTCCAGCGCGGGCGGATTCACGTCGCTCATGCTTGGGGCGATGCTGCGCGGCGCGTCGGTCGTCGTCAACAATGCGCATACGGACGTCCTGCTTGCCGACGAGGCCGCCGTGAGCAGACTGCTTCGCGTCTGCTTTGGGGGAATCTCGGCGCGCACGGCGCGCGAGCGCTATCCCACCCGGCTGCGCGTCATGGATTTTTATCATCACCAGCGATACATGCCGCGCATCTTCTTCGCGCAGAACGCGCGTGACAGCTTCCATATGCAGCGGCATTTCCTGCCCTTCGCGCGGGAGGCACAGACCCTGCGCGAAAGCGGGCACGACTGGGGAAGGCAGCTTTTCGTGGAGGTCTACTCGTGCCGTTCCGGGCACGCGCCCCTGCCCTACGAGCGGATGATGGCGCGCTTTGCGCTGGCGGAACGCCTGTTCGACGGCTGACGCCTTTGCGGCAATGGGGGCGTGCGGCGTAGGATGCATCGCAATCCTGTGCGAAATGTCGGGGGCTTGGCACGGCGGCGTGGGAAAAATGGGGCATCGCGGGCTTTGCCCCTTGCCAAACGCGGGAAAGTGCCTATATTCACCTTGGTTCTTTGAATGGGGGCGACCTGGTTTCGACGGGGATGGTTGAAGCCGGGGTTGCAGGCCGAGGCGCCGCTGGCCTCGTAAAAAGCGGCAAGGCTTAAATGCCAACAATAATGAATACGCTCTGGCTGCTTAATTAAGCCAGCGCCTAACCGGTGGACGTCTGATAAGCCGGGGACGGTGTCAAACCCCCATCAGGCTGGCTACCGATTCGCGTTCGCCGGAATCGGGGCGAGAACCTAGGTGAACTGGCCGTAAGCACGCCTGTCCATCGGCAGGCAAGCGGCGAGAACAAATCGATGGACTAAGCCTGTAGATGCCTCGAGTGGAGCATTCTCGGACGGGGGTTCGATTCCCCCCGCCTCCACCAAAACCCCCATTTCATAAACGAAAAAGCCCTCGGATTTCCGAGGGCTTTTTCGTTTTCTGGCGGTCAGGATTCGAGGCTCTGGGCCGGGGGGGCACGTCGCGGGTACAAACCGGAGCTGAGAAGCCATGATCCCGAAGGCCGCCTCCCACCTCGTGAATCGTCGAGGCGTCTACCACTTCCGAATCGTCGTCCCCATCGACCTCCGCCCCGTGCTGGGCAGGAATGAAGTCCGCCGTTCCCTGCGCACAGCCTTCCTGCAAGAGGCACGTCCTCGGGCTTTACGCCTCACCGCCGTCGCCGACAGGCTTCGCTGACGCTTCCCTAGCTCTCGGCAAACTCAAGCGCTCTCATACGCTGGCGGGCTGCTTCAGACTTTTTAGATTACAGTTCATCTTTTGCCATCTCGACATGCTTAGCTTCAGGAACGGAACAAGACCGCCTCCGCCTCTCACTATCACATGCATCTCTCACCTTACGTTTTAAGACTCTATCCGGCAGGTCTTTATTCTCTTCCCGAACTTTATTCGCCATACCAACAATATCATGACGTGATTCTACACCATCCATTTCAAATGAATAAACCAAATGAACATTATTGTGGCCTTCCTTGGATAGCATCTCTCTACTTGGTCCAATGGACAAATTCCGCGAGAGGAAGTCTAACGACATCAGAGGAGACGGTGGCGTCTGCTTGAACTCTTTACACAGTGCATCCCGAATTTGCCAAGCATTGCTATCAAAAGTTAAAAGCCAATGCTTATAGCCGAACTCAGATACTTTTTCATTCTTCCTGAGGGCTATTACGCCAAGGTAGTTCTCAATATCGTGGTTTATAAGCTGTTGTGTAACGGCCTCATCGACTTCATGCCCAGCTCTTGCGCGTCGGGCCTTAT
Coding sequences within:
- a CDS encoding DUF6538 domain-containing protein; translated protein: MIPKAASHLVNRRGVYHFRIVVPIDLRPVLGRNEVRRSLRTAFLQEARPRALRLTAVADRLR